The DNA region GGCAGCGTCGCGGTGCCCGGAACGCAGCCGGCTCTCCCACCGACGGACCGCCTCCCGCAGGCCGTCCTCGCCGCCGAAGACGTAACTGCCGTCCTCCGGGTCGACGCCGACCCGACGCAGCTTCACCCGCGGCGGGGCGGCGACCGAGCGTACGGTGCGTCGCAACGCCACCAACGCCAGGCAGCCACCGAAGACCGCCACCACCGGCACGGCGAGACCGAACGCCCGCAGCCCGAACACGACGACCGCCGTACCGGCGGCGGCGATCAGCAGTGCGCTGAACCAGCGACGGATCCGCCCGCGTGGGCGGGCGGCCGGCTCGGGGGCGGGCCGCTCCTCCTCGTGGCCGAGCAGGTCGTCGATGCTGGTCTGCTGGTCACGCATCGACCGGCTCACTTCCGGTGGCCGGGCCGGCTCCGGTGGCCGGGCCGTTGCCGGTGGCGCCGACGCCGGCGGTCAGCTCGCCGCGCAGCCGGCGCAGCGCCGACTGGGCCTGGGCGCGGGTACGTTCGTCGACCGCGTGCCGCGCGTAGCGGGCCTGGCGGTAGACGGCGGCGAACGCGGAGAGCACCTGCGCGCTGATCGCGTGCCCGGCCAGCAGCCGGGTCACCAGGTCGGTGGAGGTGTCGCCGACCTGTCGTGGGGTGCCGGCCGCGGCGGCGGCCTGCTCCAGCCGTACCCAGCAGGCGATCACGGCCCGGCGGGGGTCGGTGTCGGCGTCGGAGAGTTCGACCAGGCCGGCGTCGACGGCGGCGACCACCTCCGCCGCGCTGCCCGGCTCGTCCGGCAGGCGGGTACGTCGGCGGATGCCGCCGGTCGCCCGCCGGGGACGGCGACGGACCAGGTCACGTAGCAGCGTCCAGATCAGCAGGCCGGCGACCACCAGCACGGCCGTCCCGCAGAGGGCACCGGCGGCCAGCGGAATCCAGGACGGGATCTGCTGCTGATCGGCGGCGGCGAAGTCCTCCTGCGGCGGCTCGAACGTCGGCGCGGTCTGTGGTTGCTGGTAGTCCGGCAGGGCCGGGAGTTCCCGCTCGACGGTGGCGTCGGTCCGGCCGACCGGCAGGGTGGAGTTCGC from Solwaraspora sp. WMMD791 includes:
- a CDS encoding DUF4129 domain-containing protein codes for the protein MDYAAFRRLWPLAAVAVLLALTAVAAANSTLPVGRTDATVERELPALPDYQQPQTAPTFEPPQEDFAAADQQQIPSWIPLAAGALCGTAVLVVAGLLIWTLLRDLVRRRPRRATGGIRRRTRLPDEPGSAAEVVAAVDAGLVELSDADTDPRRAVIACWVRLEQAAAAAGTPRQVGDTSTDLVTRLLAGHAISAQVLSAFAAVYRQARYARHAVDERTRAQAQSALRRLRGELTAGVGATGNGPATGAGPATGSEPVDA